In Sphingobacterium thalpophilum, a genomic segment contains:
- a CDS encoding NADH-quinone oxidoreductase subunit N: MGAIITLSILALVVLYLGLFKMKSMLLPVSILGFLVAFGFLWNDWTSTSGPLFSGMVHFDHYAIAFSVLCIAVTLCIFVISKGYFDEEGQIAEYYSLLIFSLTGAVLVNSYHNFSMLFLGIEIMSVALYILVGIRKRDKASNEAALKYFLMGAFSTGFLLFGIALLYGATGSFDLSEIKNYVVNNPQAISPLFYGGILLLIVGLTFKVGAVPFHFWTPDVYDGAPILITSYMSTVVKVASFAGLLRLFSYSLLPLQDFWTPVFLVIAILTLFVGNISALMQSSFKRMLAYSSVSHAGYMLFAIVAVGATSANSIFAYGLAYSLATIVAFTGLILVKKTTGSEHFEAFNGLGKRNPLLAFAITIAMLSLAGIPLTAGFIGKFMMFSSVMENYHIVLLVLAVINAGIAVYYYLKVVVAMYFRDSDESCVNVQWNYSLVLFLAVMLTILIGVYPDCLLKLI, encoded by the coding sequence ATGGGTGCAATAATTACACTTTCGATATTAGCATTAGTCGTCCTTTACCTTGGCTTATTCAAGATGAAATCTATGCTGCTGCCTGTTTCTATTCTTGGCTTCTTGGTCGCTTTTGGTTTCTTATGGAATGACTGGACTTCGACCAGCGGACCGCTCTTTAGTGGGATGGTTCATTTTGATCATTACGCTATTGCTTTCTCGGTCTTATGTATCGCGGTTACCTTGTGTATCTTTGTAATCTCAAAGGGATATTTTGATGAGGAGGGACAAATTGCGGAGTATTACTCGTTATTGATTTTCTCCCTCACAGGTGCTGTTCTTGTGAATAGTTATCATAATTTTTCAATGCTTTTTTTAGGTATTGAAATTATGTCTGTAGCGCTTTATATTTTGGTCGGGATACGTAAAAGAGACAAAGCATCAAATGAAGCTGCATTAAAGTACTTTTTGATGGGCGCTTTCTCTACTGGGTTTCTACTGTTTGGTATTGCCCTGTTATACGGTGCTACCGGATCATTTGATTTAAGTGAAATCAAAAACTATGTCGTCAATAACCCGCAGGCAATTTCGCCTTTGTTTTATGGAGGTATATTGCTCCTCATTGTGGGACTGACGTTCAAGGTGGGGGCTGTTCCCTTTCATTTCTGGACACCAGATGTTTATGATGGGGCTCCGATACTGATTACGAGTTATATGAGTACGGTCGTTAAAGTTGCTTCTTTCGCCGGATTGTTACGTTTATTCAGTTATAGTCTATTGCCTTTACAAGATTTTTGGACTCCAGTTTTCTTAGTGATCGCCATTCTCACCTTATTTGTTGGAAATATTTCTGCATTAATGCAGTCTTCCTTCAAACGCATGCTTGCCTATTCAAGTGTTTCGCATGCTGGGTATATGTTATTTGCGATTGTAGCAGTAGGGGCTACTTCGGCTAACAGTATCTTTGCTTATGGCCTTGCCTATTCGCTGGCAACCATTGTTGCCTTTACGGGATTGATCCTAGTCAAGAAAACGACGGGCTCCGAGCATTTTGAAGCTTTTAATGGCTTGGGTAAACGAAATCCTTTGCTCGCATTTGCCATCACGATAGCCATGCTTTCCCTTGCGGGAATACCACTGACAGCTGGATTTATCGGTAAGTTTATGATGTTTTCTTCTGTTATGGAAAATTATCATATTGTTTTGCTCGTATTGGCGGTAATCAATGCAGGCATTGCTGTGTATTACTATTTGAAAGTTGTTGTTGCGATGTACTTTAGAGACAGTGACGAATCCTGTGTCAATGTGCAGTGGAATTATTCATTGGTATTATTCCTTGCCGTAATGCTTACCATATTAATTGGGGTATATCCAGACTGTCTTTTAAAATTAATATAA
- the nuoL gene encoding NADH-quinone oxidoreductase subunit L gives MSELVWLIPLLPLIGFIVNGLGRNTFSKGMIGAVGSAVVLISFVCSCLLFSEVYQARQAGQAGIIEQHVFDWIAVGNLKIGLSFLVDPLSAIMLLIVTGIGFLIHVYSIGYMHHDNGFGKFFAYLNLFIFFMLLLVLGSNYLVMFIGWEGVGLCSYLLIGFWYKNSSYANAAKKAFVMNRIGDLGFLLAVFLILGTFGSLEFSTVFPAAKNFAVGDITVVSMTILLFIAATGKSAQIPLFTWLPDAMAGPTPVSALIHAATMVTAGIYMIARSNVLFILSPFTLQLISVIAICTALLAAAIALTQNDIKKVLAYSTVSQLGYMFLGLGVGAFTGAFFHVLTHAFFKALLFLGAGSVIHGMSEEQDMRKMGGLKKAMPITYLTMLMGTIAIAGIPPFSGFFSKDEILAGAFAASPVLWGLGFIGALMTAFYMFRMLFMTFFGIFRGTEEQKHHLHESPKSMTMPLIVLAILSVVGGVINLPAVLGGNHWLEDFLAPVFSEGKAIIPATHHLEHSTEYLLMAVSVVGVLIMVALAFNKYVKRQQLPEAGEGARSFLANLSYNKFYVDELYDSIIVRPINWLSAFFGNVVDQRGIDGVVNGAGKATFDTGKVLRLLQNGNVGFYLLMMVIGVIAIFIYGLLSL, from the coding sequence ATGAGTGAATTAGTTTGGTTGATTCCCCTTTTGCCCTTAATCGGGTTTATAGTGAATGGATTGGGTAGGAATACCTTTTCCAAAGGTATGATAGGCGCTGTTGGCAGCGCTGTTGTGCTTATTTCTTTTGTATGTAGCTGCCTTCTGTTCTCCGAAGTCTACCAAGCGAGACAAGCTGGACAAGCAGGCATCATTGAACAACATGTATTTGATTGGATTGCAGTGGGCAATCTCAAGATAGGTCTGTCCTTTTTGGTAGATCCGTTAAGTGCGATCATGCTCTTAATCGTTACCGGAATTGGTTTCCTTATCCATGTCTATTCCATTGGTTATATGCATCATGATAATGGATTTGGTAAGTTCTTCGCCTATTTGAATCTCTTTATCTTTTTTATGTTGCTATTGGTATTGGGATCCAATTACCTGGTCATGTTCATCGGTTGGGAAGGTGTAGGACTCTGTTCCTATTTATTGATTGGCTTTTGGTATAAGAATAGTTCGTATGCAAATGCGGCAAAAAAAGCATTTGTGATGAATAGAATAGGGGATTTGGGTTTTCTGCTTGCGGTATTTTTAATACTTGGAACTTTTGGGTCCTTAGAATTTTCGACTGTATTTCCAGCGGCCAAGAATTTTGCTGTTGGTGATATCACAGTCGTTAGCATGACCATTTTGTTATTTATTGCTGCAACAGGTAAATCGGCGCAGATACCTTTGTTTACCTGGCTGCCAGATGCCATGGCTGGCCCGACCCCCGTGTCGGCCCTGATCCATGCGGCAACGATGGTTACAGCCGGTATTTATATGATTGCACGTTCCAATGTATTGTTTATTCTTTCACCGTTTACCTTGCAGCTCATTTCTGTCATAGCTATCTGTACAGCCCTGTTAGCTGCTGCGATTGCATTGACACAAAATGATATTAAGAAAGTATTGGCTTATTCCACAGTTTCACAATTGGGCTATATGTTTCTTGGCCTAGGTGTCGGAGCATTTACTGGAGCCTTTTTCCATGTATTGACTCATGCCTTTTTCAAAGCATTACTTTTCTTAGGGGCCGGATCTGTTATACATGGTATGAGTGAGGAACAGGATATGCGTAAAATGGGCGGCTTGAAGAAAGCAATGCCTATTACTTATCTGACGATGTTGATGGGGACAATTGCGATTGCAGGAATTCCACCATTCTCTGGCTTCTTCTCCAAAGACGAAATATTGGCAGGGGCTTTTGCCGCTAGTCCGGTCTTATGGGGGTTAGGTTTTATTGGTGCATTAATGACGGCATTCTATATGTTTAGGATGTTGTTTATGACCTTTTTTGGGATATTCCGTGGTACGGAAGAGCAAAAACATCATTTGCATGAATCTCCAAAGAGTATGACCATGCCACTCATTGTATTGGCTATACTTTCTGTGGTTGGAGGTGTAATCAACTTACCAGCTGTTTTGGGAGGTAATCATTGGCTTGAGGATTTCCTGGCGCCAGTGTTCTCAGAGGGAAAAGCAATAATACCTGCAACTCATCATTTGGAACACAGTACTGAATATTTATTAATGGCCGTTTCTGTTGTTGGGGTATTGATTATGGTTGCTTTAGCCTTTAATAAGTATGTTAAACGACAACAGTTACCTGAAGCGGGAGAAGGTGCCAGAAGTTTCTTGGCGAATCTATCTTACAATAAGTTTTACGTGGATGAACTTTATGATAGCATCATTGTACGTCCCATCAATTGGCTCTCAGCTTTCTTCGGGAATGTTGTGGATCAACGTGGCATTGATGGCGTTGTTAATGGTGCCGGTAAGGCAACATTTGATACCGGAAAGGTATTGCGTTTGCTCCAGAATGGTAATGTTGGTTTTTATTTATTGATGATGGTAATTGGGGTGATTGCCATTTTCATCTATGGATTGTTGAGTCTTTAA
- a CDS encoding enoyl-CoA hydratase/isomerase family protein, which translates to MVQYSNLKYAIKDSIGYVIINREPQLNALNQETLDELQDIFKHFNSDDHVRGIILTGAGHKAFAAGADIKEFVDLSVIQARWLSERGHIIFTDLIEASPKPVIAAINGYALGGGLEMALACHIRIASENAKMGLPEVSLGLIPGYGGTQRLPKLIGKGQAMQMILTGDMIDAQRAYELGLVNEVIAQDKLIARAEEILQKIFTRSRVAVANAIAAINAAEDKQQNGNKVEMDAFGHLFGTDDFKEGVSAFLAKRTPNFE; encoded by the coding sequence ATGGTTCAATATTCAAATTTAAAGTATGCCATTAAAGATAGTATTGGCTATGTTATCATTAATCGCGAACCGCAACTGAATGCCCTAAATCAGGAAACACTTGATGAATTGCAAGATATCTTCAAACATTTCAATTCCGATGATCATGTAAGGGGTATTATCCTGACCGGCGCTGGACATAAAGCATTTGCCGCGGGCGCGGATATCAAGGAATTTGTGGATCTGTCTGTAATTCAGGCGCGATGGCTTAGTGAAAGAGGACATATTATTTTTACGGATCTTATCGAAGCTTCTCCGAAGCCAGTTATTGCTGCTATAAATGGATATGCTTTGGGCGGAGGACTCGAGATGGCTTTAGCTTGCCATATCCGTATCGCTTCTGAAAATGCCAAAATGGGACTTCCGGAGGTTTCTTTGGGGCTGATTCCCGGTTACGGAGGTACGCAGCGTTTGCCCAAATTGATCGGAAAAGGACAAGCTATGCAAATGATTTTAACGGGCGATATGATTGATGCGCAGCGAGCTTATGAACTAGGACTGGTCAATGAGGTGATCGCACAGGATAAACTAATTGCTCGAGCGGAGGAAATACTCCAAAAGATATTTACCCGCTCGCGTGTTGCGGTGGCAAATGCTATTGCAGCCATTAACGCCGCTGAAGATAAACAACAGAATGGGAATAAGGTGGAAATGGATGCCTTTGGACATCTGTTCGGAACAGACGATTTCAAAGAAGGTGTTTCAGCATTTTTAGCGAAAAGGACACCCAATTTTGAATAA
- a CDS encoding DUF5686 family protein, whose protein sequence is MAFKVCVKSFSIHVLCVLLFFVICEQVIAQDFIRGKVIDAQTGKGISRVSINWLGEDSGGSSDTLGYFKIQDIKKYRQLVFGAVGYERRTVDVRRLQDSMLTVHLIASNNTLEEVVVNRKSKKPKDPAIALIEQVIAHRPQNHYTRIPEIRFDEYEKTQFGFVNPEDKAKKFPKPFRFLFENVDSTAFRGQTIAPFYLEENYANIYSSHNPDRSKKIVISHNQTELNPRFFNNDNWQTRFQTILRDVDLYDNTIQITNKGVLSPIAAGATAFYRYKIQDTVKIEGKDYIELHFEGKSAIDLLFYGDLLISDDTRYAVHSATLNIGRSANINWINDVQIDLSYSEFKNGSMLPVRADLKMLFGGSKSDVLYGRRETQYLGYRTDSISNENFAGVPVEKRYLLPSAPQVPIVGVRPTPLSHAELGAYQKVDSVQNMRSFNQLVALGYLLAKGYYNAGKVEFGPLEYLYSRNNYEGNRVRLSGRTTRLFSEKAYIEGYTAYGDKDKALKYYLSTAFTLNGERIVQFPANYLRFTVQHDVMEPGRGLGFLKGDGFFRSFGKNRPNKWQFNDIYRIDHLIEFGNHVSVGTAFTHTRRQPRADLFYINSLPLPDTVRQVNTNDLQLILRWAPNEEFTYHNLDRGTVENKYPIFTLQYNKGLKGFWGADYSYDALRFSIFKRLFLSPAGQADFEFSGGRIWGKHLPYTLLELPDVNRDKQGPLVNFDLMATSEFVSDQFLKLTYYHNWNGFFFNRIPLFRRLKWREVTGFKAFYGKLSDANNPFVTPENIQFEADKDGIIQTKAVRNKPYVEGLVGVDNIFKLIRLEYKKRLSYKGGEGVPSDTFTASLHFNF, encoded by the coding sequence ATGGCGTTTAAAGTGTGTGTTAAATCTTTTTCGATTCATGTTTTATGTGTGTTACTTTTCTTCGTTATCTGCGAACAAGTAATTGCACAGGACTTTATTCGTGGAAAGGTCATTGATGCACAAACAGGCAAGGGCATTTCAAGGGTTTCAATCAACTGGCTTGGGGAAGATAGCGGTGGTAGCAGCGATACCCTTGGGTATTTTAAGATTCAAGATATCAAGAAATACAGACAGCTTGTATTTGGAGCAGTGGGGTATGAGCGGCGGACAGTGGATGTCCGTCGGTTACAAGATTCTATGCTGACAGTGCATTTAATTGCCTCGAATAATACATTAGAGGAGGTCGTGGTCAATAGAAAAAGCAAAAAGCCTAAAGATCCAGCTATTGCACTGATTGAACAGGTGATAGCGCATCGACCACAAAATCATTATACCCGTATACCTGAAATTCGTTTTGACGAATACGAGAAGACGCAATTTGGTTTTGTCAATCCTGAAGATAAAGCGAAAAAATTTCCGAAACCATTCCGATTCCTTTTTGAAAATGTCGATTCTACAGCTTTTCGGGGGCAGACCATTGCACCCTTTTATTTGGAAGAAAACTATGCTAATATCTATTCATCCCATAATCCAGATCGTAGTAAGAAGATTGTCATCAGCCACAATCAGACCGAATTAAATCCACGCTTTTTTAACAATGACAATTGGCAGACGCGGTTTCAAACGATACTCCGTGATGTTGATCTCTATGATAATACAATTCAGATCACAAACAAAGGAGTCTTGAGCCCAATTGCTGCAGGTGCTACAGCGTTTTATAGGTACAAAATTCAAGATACGGTCAAGATCGAAGGCAAGGATTATATTGAGCTCCATTTTGAAGGTAAATCGGCTATTGATCTGCTCTTCTACGGTGATCTTCTGATCTCAGATGATACAAGGTATGCTGTTCATAGCGCAACTTTGAATATCGGACGTTCTGCAAATATCAATTGGATCAATGACGTGCAAATAGATCTCAGCTATAGTGAATTTAAAAATGGTAGCATGCTCCCTGTTCGTGCAGATCTAAAAATGTTATTTGGTGGGAGCAAGTCAGATGTATTGTATGGACGCAGGGAAACCCAATACCTGGGATATCGCACAGATTCTATTTCGAATGAGAATTTTGCTGGTGTACCAGTTGAAAAGAGGTATCTCCTCCCGTCCGCACCGCAGGTGCCCATTGTAGGGGTTAGACCAACTCCGTTAAGCCATGCTGAATTAGGAGCCTATCAAAAGGTTGATTCGGTACAGAATATGCGTTCTTTTAATCAGTTGGTCGCATTGGGTTATTTGTTAGCAAAGGGATATTATAATGCCGGGAAAGTTGAATTTGGTCCACTGGAATATCTTTATAGCCGCAATAATTACGAGGGGAATCGTGTGCGCCTGAGTGGTCGGACGACGCGTTTATTTTCGGAAAAAGCCTACATTGAAGGATACACAGCCTATGGCGATAAGGACAAAGCGCTAAAGTACTACCTGAGTACGGCATTTACTTTAAATGGAGAACGTATTGTTCAGTTTCCGGCAAATTATTTACGCTTTACAGTACAGCATGACGTCATGGAACCGGGGCGAGGTTTGGGTTTTTTAAAAGGGGATGGTTTCTTCCGTTCTTTTGGGAAAAACAGGCCTAATAAATGGCAATTTAATGATATCTATCGTATCGATCATCTGATCGAATTTGGGAACCATGTTAGCGTAGGAACGGCGTTTACGCATACCCGCAGACAACCGCGCGCTGACTTGTTTTATATTAATAGCCTACCTTTACCTGATACTGTCCGACAAGTCAATACAAATGACCTACAGCTGATTTTACGTTGGGCTCCGAATGAAGAATTTACTTATCATAATCTCGACAGAGGAACCGTAGAAAACAAATATCCCATTTTTACCCTGCAATATAATAAAGGACTGAAAGGATTTTGGGGCGCAGACTATAGTTATGATGCATTACGCTTTAGCATTTTCAAACGACTATTTTTATCCCCAGCGGGGCAGGCGGATTTTGAATTTTCAGGAGGAAGAATTTGGGGGAAACATCTGCCTTATACCTTACTGGAACTCCCTGATGTCAATAGAGATAAGCAGGGGCCGTTGGTGAATTTTGATTTGATGGCTACCTCGGAATTTGTTTCAGACCAGTTTTTGAAACTGACCTATTACCACAACTGGAATGGTTTCTTTTTTAATAGAATTCCGTTGTTCAGGCGGTTAAAATGGCGTGAAGTGACGGGATTCAAAGCTTTTTATGGCAAATTAAGCGATGCCAATAACCCTTTTGTTACGCCCGAAAATATTCAGTTTGAAGCGGACAAAGATGGTATTATTCAAACAAAAGCCGTGCGTAACAAACCTTATGTAGAAGGACTTGTGGGGGTGGATAATATCTTTAAATTGATTAGATTAGAGTATAAAAAGAGATTAAGCTATAAAGGCGGTGAAGGTGTACCTTCTGATACTTTTACGGCATCCTTACATTTTAATTTTTAG
- a CDS encoding NuoM family protein, producing the protein MDNLFLLILLPLISALILTFLKTNAAKSIALILSLLSLALTIPFLCTFDANGGMQFEQNWLWISSLHIHFHIGVDGISLPLILLTNGLMPLIIATTFKKDYKGNFYALMAFMQAGLLLVFMALDAFTFYVGWEIALIPIYFICALWGEGDRIRVNLKFFIYTFLGSLLMLIGILYLYQQVPNRDFEWTSFIALDLGENTQRWLFWAFFVAFAIKIPIFPFHTWQPNTYTNAPAAGTMLLAGIMLKMGVYGLMRWLLPIAPAGVALYGHFAMILCVIGIVYASIIAIKQDDVKRLIAYSSIAHVGLISAGVFTWNTNGLSGATIQMLNHGISVIGLFYVLDIIQQRTQTRRLTELGGIASKAPRLAIFFMIICMGAVGLPLTNGFIGEFLLLKGVFQYGFWFAVFAGLTLILGAVYILRLYQGTMLGETTERTIQFEDVKGTELIVLTVVSVLILYIGIFPNFLLNLSAGSVEVLSTFLGR; encoded by the coding sequence ATGGATAACTTGTTTTTACTTATTTTATTGCCGTTAATAAGCGCATTGATTCTAACGTTCTTAAAGACCAATGCTGCAAAGTCTATTGCCTTGATTTTATCATTACTGTCTTTGGCTTTGACTATTCCTTTCCTTTGTACTTTTGACGCAAATGGCGGAATGCAATTTGAACAAAATTGGCTATGGATTTCTTCATTGCATATTCATTTTCATATCGGCGTTGATGGAATTAGCTTGCCGTTGATCTTATTGACGAATGGGCTGATGCCTTTAATTATTGCCACAACCTTTAAGAAGGATTATAAAGGAAACTTTTATGCTTTAATGGCTTTTATGCAAGCGGGCTTATTGCTCGTATTTATGGCCTTGGATGCGTTTACTTTTTATGTGGGCTGGGAGATTGCCTTGATTCCGATTTATTTTATTTGTGCACTTTGGGGTGAAGGAGATCGTATCCGCGTAAATTTGAAATTCTTTATTTATACTTTCTTGGGTAGCCTTTTGATGTTGATCGGTATTCTTTATCTCTATCAACAAGTGCCCAATCGTGATTTTGAATGGACTTCATTTATTGCATTAGATTTGGGGGAAAACACACAGCGATGGTTATTTTGGGCTTTTTTTGTTGCTTTCGCCATCAAAATACCAATTTTTCCTTTTCATACTTGGCAACCCAATACGTATACAAACGCACCTGCAGCAGGCACGATGTTATTGGCGGGTATCATGCTCAAAATGGGGGTTTATGGTTTAATGCGTTGGCTATTGCCTATCGCACCAGCCGGTGTTGCGCTGTACGGACATTTTGCAATGATCTTATGCGTTATTGGGATCGTCTATGCTTCCATTATTGCAATTAAACAAGATGATGTGAAGCGATTGATCGCCTATTCATCAATAGCTCACGTTGGCTTAATTAGTGCTGGTGTCTTCACATGGAATACGAATGGCCTGAGTGGAGCAACTATTCAAATGTTAAATCACGGTATTTCTGTGATAGGACTTTTTTATGTGTTGGATATTATACAGCAGCGCACACAGACACGTCGTCTTACTGAGCTTGGTGGAATAGCAAGCAAGGCGCCTCGGTTGGCCATCTTCTTTATGATTATTTGTATGGGAGCAGTGGGGTTACCATTAACGAATGGATTTATTGGTGAGTTTTTATTATTGAAAGGCGTTTTTCAATATGGATTTTGGTTTGCTGTTTTTGCTGGTTTAACCTTAATTCTGGGTGCAGTTTATATCCTTAGGCTTTATCAAGGAACGATGCTGGGAGAAACGACCGAAAGAACTATACAATTTGAAGATGTAAAAGGAACGGAACTTATTGTATTGACGGTGGTCTCTGTCTTGATCCTTTATATTGGTATATTCCCTAATTTCCTATTGAACCTTTCTGCAGGTTCTGTGGAAGTTTTAAGTACATTTTTAGGCAGATAA
- a CDS encoding AraC family transcriptional regulator has translation MGQVIHIDDADSNKHANRIQLFESIYKNLEMGYSPENLEYTSFCFQYFLASIQYQTQFRESNRIQVDNIIQDIIIFMKDNLENNINLDDISAHFSYSKSHLINLFKQKTSYPPMVYYNQLRMQRACSYLQFTLLKIKEIAFKLHFYDPFHFSKAFTREMKMSPQEYRKKYQK, from the coding sequence CAACCGCATCCAGCTCTTCGAAAGCATCTACAAAAATCTGGAAATGGGGTACAGCCCAGAAAATTTGGAGTATACGAGTTTTTGCTTTCAATATTTTTTAGCTTCCATTCAATATCAGACACAGTTTAGAGAAAGTAACCGAATTCAAGTAGACAATATTATACAGGACATCATCATATTTATGAAAGACAACCTGGAGAACAATATCAATCTGGATGATATTTCAGCACATTTCAGCTACTCCAAATCACATCTTATAAACTTGTTCAAGCAGAAAACATCTTACCCTCCCATGGTATATTACAATCAACTCCGTATGCAAAGAGCTTGCTCTTACCTACAATTTACACTACTTAAGATTAAAGAAATCGCATTTAAACTCCACTTTTATGATCCCTTTCATTTTTCAAAAGCGTTTACACGAGAAATGAAAATGTCGCCACAAGAATACCGAAAAAAATATCAAAAATAA